One stretch of Streptomyces peucetius DNA includes these proteins:
- a CDS encoding DJ-1/PfpI family protein produces MTTKILIVTGDAAESLEVLYPYQRLLEEGYEVHIAAPARKKLQFVVHDFEPGFDTYTEKPGYTWQADLAFSEVDPGAYAAIVIPGGRAPEYLRNDLELRKILKAFFDSDKPVAQICHGPLLTAAIGGLAGRRVTSYPALELDIQAAGASFQDVEAVVDGLLVSSRAWPDHPAWMREFLKVLRATAPAT; encoded by the coding sequence ATGACCACGAAGATTCTCATCGTCACCGGGGACGCCGCGGAGTCCCTGGAAGTCCTCTACCCGTACCAGCGGCTGCTGGAGGAGGGGTACGAGGTGCACATCGCGGCCCCTGCGCGCAAGAAGCTGCAGTTCGTCGTGCACGACTTCGAGCCGGGCTTCGACACGTACACCGAGAAGCCGGGCTACACCTGGCAGGCCGACCTGGCCTTCTCGGAGGTGGACCCGGGGGCGTACGCCGCCATTGTGATCCCCGGCGGTCGCGCACCCGAGTATCTGCGCAACGACCTCGAGCTCCGCAAGATTCTCAAGGCGTTCTTCGACTCCGACAAACCCGTGGCACAAATCTGCCACGGACCGCTGCTGACGGCGGCGATCGGTGGCCTGGCGGGACGCCGCGTCACCTCCTACCCGGCGCTGGAGCTGGACATCCAGGCGGCCGGTGCGTCGTTTCAGGACGTGGAGGCGGTCGTCGACGGGCTGCTGGTCTCCTCACGGGCCTGGCCGGACCATCCGGCGTGGATGCGTGAGTTCCTCAAGGTGCTGCGGGCGACGGCACCGGCCACGTAG
- a CDS encoding HAD family hydrolase: MGKQGTQAHLVWDWNGTLLDDISAVVEATNAAFAEIGLEPITLARYRELYCIPIPRFYERLMGRLPSDAEWTVMDEAFHRHYVEHRVGCGLTEGVEELLREWQLAGRSQSLLSMYGHEQLVPVVRGYGIESRFVRVDGRTGPSGGTKALHMERHLRALSASVVPERTVVIGDAVDDALAAAHVGARAVLFTGGSHSRSSLESVGVPVVDTLGEAVGEALRLAS; encoded by the coding sequence ATGGGGAAGCAGGGGACACAGGCACATCTGGTCTGGGACTGGAACGGCACACTGCTCGACGACATCAGCGCGGTCGTCGAGGCGACGAACGCCGCGTTCGCGGAGATCGGCCTGGAGCCGATCACCCTCGCCCGCTACCGCGAGCTGTACTGCATCCCGATCCCGCGCTTCTACGAGCGGCTGATGGGCCGCCTCCCGTCGGACGCCGAGTGGACCGTCATGGACGAGGCGTTCCACCGGCACTATGTCGAGCACCGCGTCGGCTGCGGGCTCACCGAAGGCGTCGAAGAGCTGCTGCGCGAGTGGCAGCTCGCCGGCCGGAGCCAGTCCCTGCTGAGCATGTACGGACACGAGCAGCTGGTCCCCGTGGTCCGCGGGTACGGCATAGAGAGCCGGTTCGTCCGCGTCGACGGGCGGACCGGGCCGTCCGGGGGCACCAAGGCCCTGCACATGGAGCGCCACCTCCGGGCGCTGTCGGCGTCGGTCGTCCCCGAGCGCACCGTGGTCATCGGCGACGCCGTGGACGACGCGCTGGCGGCCGCGCACGTCGGCGCACGGGCGGTGCTGTTCACCGGCGGCTCGCACAGCAGGTCCAGCCTGGAGTCGGTGGGCGTCCCCGTGGTGGACACCCTCGGCGAGGCGGTGGGGGAGGCGCTGCGCCTCGCCTCCTGA
- a CDS encoding DUF6912 family protein produces MRVYVPLTLPGLAAAHKAGELGPGPLAAYAVTPGLREWYVSDDIEELEYAALSRAASASLRLLAGTPDAARRRVVVAVDVPDQDAVADPDRVLDANSLGEVRIAAAVPMSKAAAVHVDADDAEADVSAAVTALGAADHGDDDAQFTVDGADDHELLWFGVQEIPNIVG; encoded by the coding sequence ATGCGCGTGTACGTCCCCCTGACCCTCCCCGGTCTCGCAGCGGCGCACAAGGCGGGCGAACTCGGTCCCGGCCCGCTCGCCGCGTACGCCGTCACGCCCGGTCTGCGTGAGTGGTACGTCTCCGACGACATCGAGGAGCTGGAGTACGCCGCGCTGAGCCGCGCCGCCTCGGCGTCCCTGCGCCTGCTGGCCGGCACGCCCGACGCGGCCCGGCGCCGGGTCGTGGTGGCCGTCGACGTGCCCGACCAGGACGCCGTCGCCGATCCCGACCGGGTGCTCGACGCGAACTCGCTCGGCGAGGTGCGGATCGCCGCCGCCGTCCCGATGAGCAAGGCGGCGGCCGTCCATGTGGACGCCGACGACGCGGAGGCCGACGTATCCGCCGCGGTGACGGCGCTCGGCGCGGCGGACCACGGCGACGACGACGCGCAGTTCACCGTCGACGGAGCAGACGACCACGAGCTGCTCTGGTTCGGTGTGCAGGAGATCCCCAACATCGTCGGCTGA
- a CDS encoding Rv3235 family protein: MDRTRPAGRHDQRRPAAHAAAALTRARGRQHKPHYWFADRLLAVLSGRRPVHWMLGHTIGEAYEQLVRLAPGAPLRPADRMMPVVRHCGEFQPGPGVIEAFARIGSGDRVSAMAFRLEQGADLRWRCAAVELGGERSRPEPR, translated from the coding sequence ATGGACAGGACCAGGCCCGCAGGCCGGCACGACCAGCGCAGGCCCGCCGCACACGCGGCGGCGGCACTGACCCGCGCACGCGGCAGGCAGCACAAACCGCACTACTGGTTCGCCGACCGCCTGCTCGCGGTCCTGAGCGGCCGGCGACCCGTGCACTGGATGCTCGGGCACACGATCGGCGAGGCGTACGAACAGCTCGTCCGCCTCGCACCGGGCGCGCCGCTGCGCCCGGCGGACCGGATGATGCCGGTCGTACGCCACTGCGGCGAGTTCCAGCCGGGGCCGGGCGTGATCGAGGCGTTCGCCCGCATCGGCTCCGGGGACCGCGTGAGCGCGATGGCGTTCCGCCTGGAACAGGGCGCGGACCTCCGCTGGCGCTGCGCGGCGGTCGAACTCGGCGGCGAACGCAGCCGCCCCGAACCCCGATGA